One window from the genome of Streptomyces cadmiisoli encodes:
- the der gene encoding ribosome biogenesis GTPase Der, whose translation MNDHIQPDGSEGFEHDHGALGDAEYAEFMELAAVEGFDPEDVEGAIEAAGHGPLPVLAVVGRPNVGKSTLVNRIIGRREAVVEDKPGVTRDRVTYEAEWAGRRFKVVDTGGWEQDVFGIDASVAAQAEFAIEAADAVVFVVDAKVGATDTDEAVVRLLRKAGKPVVLCANKVDGPSGEADASYLWSLGLGEPHPVSALHGRGTGDMLDAVLEALPEAPEQSFGSAVGGPRRIALIGRPNVGKSSLLNKVAGEERVVVNELAGTTRDPVDELIELGGTIWKFVDTAGIRKRVHLQQGADYYASLRTAAAVEKAEVAVVLIDSEESISVQDQRIISMAVEAGRAIVVAYNKWDTLDEERRYYLEREIETEMGQVAWAPRVNVSARTGRHMEKLVPAIETALAGWETRVPTGRLNAFLGELVSAHPHPVRGGKQPRILFGTQAGTKPPRFVLFASGFIEAGYRRFIERRLREEFGFEGTPIHISVRVREKRGKKK comes from the coding sequence ATGAACGACCACATCCAGCCCGACGGCTCGGAAGGCTTCGAGCACGATCACGGGGCGCTCGGCGACGCCGAGTACGCGGAGTTCATGGAGCTCGCCGCGGTGGAGGGCTTCGACCCGGAGGACGTCGAGGGCGCCATCGAGGCGGCCGGGCACGGGCCGCTGCCGGTGCTCGCCGTCGTCGGCCGCCCGAACGTCGGCAAGTCGACCCTGGTGAACCGGATCATCGGCCGCCGCGAGGCCGTCGTCGAGGACAAGCCGGGCGTCACCCGCGACCGTGTCACCTACGAGGCCGAGTGGGCGGGCCGCCGCTTCAAGGTCGTCGACACCGGCGGCTGGGAGCAGGACGTCTTCGGCATCGACGCGTCCGTGGCCGCGCAGGCCGAGTTCGCGATCGAGGCGGCCGACGCGGTCGTCTTCGTCGTCGACGCCAAGGTCGGCGCGACCGACACCGACGAGGCCGTCGTACGGCTGCTGCGCAAGGCCGGCAAGCCCGTGGTGCTGTGCGCCAACAAGGTCGACGGCCCCAGCGGCGAGGCCGACGCGTCGTACCTGTGGTCCCTCGGACTCGGCGAGCCGCACCCGGTCTCCGCGCTGCACGGCCGGGGCACCGGCGACATGCTGGACGCCGTCCTGGAGGCTCTGCCCGAGGCACCCGAGCAGTCCTTCGGCAGCGCCGTCGGCGGCCCGCGCCGTATCGCCCTGATCGGCCGCCCGAACGTCGGCAAGTCCTCGCTGCTGAACAAGGTGGCCGGCGAGGAGCGCGTGGTCGTCAACGAACTCGCGGGCACCACCCGCGACCCGGTCGACGAACTGATCGAACTCGGCGGCACGATCTGGAAGTTCGTGGACACCGCGGGCATCCGCAAGCGGGTCCACCTCCAGCAGGGCGCCGACTACTACGCCTCGCTGCGCACCGCGGCGGCCGTCGAGAAGGCCGAGGTGGCCGTCGTCCTGATCGACTCCGAGGAGTCCATCTCGGTCCAGGACCAGCGGATCATCTCCATGGCGGTGGAGGCCGGCCGCGCGATCGTGGTCGCCTACAACAAGTGGGACACCCTCGACGAGGAGCGCCGCTACTACCTGGAGCGGGAGATCGAGACCGAGATGGGCCAGGTCGCGTGGGCGCCCCGGGTGAACGTCTCGGCGCGGACCGGCCGCCACATGGAGAAGCTGGTCCCGGCGATCGAGACGGCCCTCGCGGGCTGGGAGACACGCGTCCCGACGGGCCGGCTGAACGCCTTCCTCGGCGAGCTGGTCTCCGCCCACCCCCACCCGGTGCGGGGCGGCAAGCAGCCGCGCATCCTGTTCGGCACGCAGGCCGGCACCAAGCCGCCGCGGTTCGTGCTGTTCGCCTCCGGTTTCATCGAGGCGGGCTACCGGCGGTTCATCGAGCGCCGGCTGCGTGAGGAGTTCGGTTTCGAGGGGACGCCGATCCACATCTCGGTCCGGGTGCGCGAGAAGCGCGGCAAGAAGAAGTAG